AGCCTGAACGCGCTGAATaaggggggcaggtggggaagcGAGGACGGCCAGAGACACGTGTTAAATAGGTCGTGGGGTGGGGGAGTTCATGGCAGGGGAATTGCACATGCTAAGTATAGGGGTAAAAACAGGATATACAAAGTACCCCTGTTAGAGGAACAGTGTGTACAGACAACGGTGGAGGTCATGGAAGGAGAATTGCACCTGGTAAAGATATTTAGGGGGAAGGTGCAGATCACCCATGCTGAGTAGGTGAGTGCAAATGGGTGGTTGTTCACGCTGAGGAGTGGCTCCTGGGTAGTGACTCAGTGGATGGGACATGGGACTTAGTCAAGAATCCTGGCTTGTATTTTTTTGACTCTGCCATAGACTTGTCTGACCTTTggtaagtcacttagcttctgtgactcagtttccctttctgtaaaatagTTTTTGCCTTGTGAAAGCTATTGATATCGACAGAtgagaatttattattttaattaattgtgAGAAGTCATGAAATTGTGCGTGATGAGTATTTCTGTACAGTTTAAAtgctctattatttatttatttatttatttatttgtgatcCTAATAATTCAAACTGCTGGGTTGTGGAGTATTGCAGTTTTAGATTCTGATCCTTCAAGTTGCTCTGTATGGTCAGATCTCTGCATAGAGGTCTCTTGTCTTTAATAGGTGCAGGATGCTATCCACATGGAGCTTCTTGAAGGATTACTTCAGGACATCATTTTTCTTAGATATGTAGAATTAATGCATCTTATAAGCAAACTTCCCGATTTCCCACAGACGAAATGTGCTACATACCcacattttttcttattttcatacATAGTTTCAACATTGCTAAACGTTTGCAGTGTTTTTTGTTAGATATATTGTTAAATGTAGATGACTTTctgtttgtaaataaaataaagaactcaCCCAAGTTGTCAGTGCAAGAGTGTTAGACCAGTTTGGTTGTTTTTAATACTAAGCacaataagaaagaaaatgtggATGTACTTACTCTATGAATAGAATTTTTTGGAATGTACAGATGATTGTTAGAATAACTCTTAAAATTGGATTTTGTCTTGGTTAGAATCTTCTGTGTTCTTGTGAAAAATAAAGGGTGTTAAGCCTTATGGGGCAAATCTGAAGCATAATGCCTACTTTTTTAATACTTATCTTGGATGTTACATGCAaacttctcttccttcccttatGTGGAGACATGATTCTTTTCTCTCTAAAGAGTTAAAGATTGTTTGATCTCAATTACAGTACCAAAACTAAATTATTGTGCAATTTAGCCATGGACTTGATCTCAAACGGGGACTATCAAAGAAGAAGCAGAGTGCTGTCTGGTCATTAGTATGAGACAGGCAGCTAAGATACCTAAGAACACTCAGTCCATTTTATGGGATAGTACAAACTTTCTGATTCCCTGGATTCTGGGGTCATCTGGAGCAATCCCCAATATAAATTACAGAAGCCCAAAGGCTGTGTAAATTGTGCTGGCTTGTTAATGGCACTTGGAGATTGCTGGTGTTTAGGAATAACTAACCCATGCCCTATGTTCACTGTCCTCAGGGACTGGGAGGTGGTGTTGGATATACTAGTGGCTCTATGCCACATGAGGACCCTTCCTGCTCTGGAATTTTAGGGTAGCTTTCCTTCAGCATACTTGAGAATTGTTCCAAAGGGCATTATCCTGTAATGGTGACTCTCATGTATAACCTCTCTCACATGTATTattattgagttcaatgggactccGCATGTGTTTGATGTAACCATTACATTGgttgtgcagctcccattgattaaaaaataaaatatctgatcctgcaccattgaaaTGTGTTGTAATTAAGTATGTGCTGACTTAATTTTATAATGGATGCTGCATCAGCCTCCcagcttttaaaattgttttgtctGTATTAGAGTGCAAGCTCCTTGGGACGGGAgctattttgtgtgtgtctgaattCTGCTGAACACTCTGCTGGTGGTCAGTGAACACCAATATAATGAATTGAATTGAATAGGTAGTCCAAATAGATACTGCTTAGAATCATTAAGAATGATTTATTAAAAGTACTATAGTTGAAGAAAGTGACATAACATGCATTCTATAATCTCAGTGAAATGGGGAAGATGACTAAGAAATTTATGTGGATCCTGTTTTCATATATTTCTTTAAAGGGCAATGTCTCTGAACCATCCCTAGAAACATGAGATGGGTACATTTAAAAAGTAGGTCTTCAAAATACCCCGTGGACATTGATGTTGACTGCattagaagaagaaagaaaaaagaaattgcaCGTAAGAATTTATCTACACATGGTCAGCATCTGCAAATTTCAACCAGGAAAAATGCTTCAGTCAAAGTAGTCTGGGCTACACAATGAGCAGAGAGCCTGGTTCTTCTCTTATATACAGTGGAGTAAATCATGAATAATtcagttaaagtcaatggagagacaTTTGTCTGACTAAAAAATCTATCCCAGAGACAACAAAACCAGTCACCAGAAGAAAGTTGCTTTACACTACAGAGGCCATGTTTACGCGGTGGgtgttacagcagcatagctattgcaccatagctatgccactgtaaccCAGTAGTGTAGACGCAGgctacagcaatggaagaggtttttctgttgctgtgggAACTTCACCTCCCTGTGAGACAGTGGCTAGGTTGGCAGAAGCATTCTTCCGTCATAGCTGTATCAAAACCGGGGTTTAGGTTGGCCAAGCTATGGTGGTCAGGGCATGAATTTTTCACGCCCTTGAGCATCGTAAGTATGTCAGCCTGAGttgtttaagtgtagaccaagccaaaGAATACAGAAACTGGAAAATACGTAAACCAACCTATTCTGTATGTTCTACAAAACATCCAAAGCCTCAATGCATCCTTGGCACAATTTCATAGCAGAATTGTGCATTTGAGGTTGTAAAGAAGTTGAGAATACATAAAAGGCTTCTGATACTCAAGCTTGGCCTTGAGGCATTGGGAGCTTTGACATGGTCTAAAGCAAAAACTGGCATAAAATGTAACCACTGGTTTCATGTATACATACTTGTATCTCATTCTGGCAGCAGTAGTCTAGTGATGGGAgatctgccctgccctgccctgccctccttcccctgtcCTCACCGTACCTTcctccccgtccccacccccagAAAATTCCAGCACCCACTGTCAACAGATTAACTTTTTAGCAAGCCATTTTATATATCAGAATatgcaatttcctgcaataccATGGACCAaatttactgaattaagtttaagtattttaggagttaaTTGTAATTAAAAGGCAAATGTTTATAcattattgtgggattgtatgggACTTCTTTAGGAAACATGACTATGGAAACCCTGGGAAGTGTTGTGAACTTTAGAAGATTCTTCTAAACAATGGGGCAGATAGGAATGAActtttagggcaggtctacattactgcttaagttgatctaacttaagttgctcagggttgtggaaaagatgcccccaccccactctgagtgacacaagttacagtGACCTAAGCACTGTTCATACTggcgctatgttgatgggagacgatctcccgctgacataacttttgcctcttgcagaggtggagtaattatgccaacgaGAGAGCGCTCTCCCTTCGGcacagagcgtcttcaccagacatgctacagcagtgcagttgTGCCAATGTAGTGCTTCTAGAGTAGACTTGCCTTGAAAGTTAAGTGTGTTTCTCAGGAAATCTCTAGGGGGTTATGTATGCAAATGTAAGAAGGAGAGGACCTTTTGTCTGTTGAGTGCTTGTTATATGAGGACAGATCAGAAAGACCCAAACTGGATAAAAGAGCGACTCACAGATTAATGGGGGTGCCTGTTTTGAGTCAAGGCAGTTAcgaacttgtgaccacagaaaaACCCTTGGAGGGGTTTGAAGGAGTGTTCACCTGCCAGAGCTtttgttggagttggggtgatctctggtaagcttattagtagCATATGTGTatgtttttactgtttttaatgtCTTATTTGTAAGAATAAATACCATACTGCTCTTTCTGAGCAAGCATAACAGTGGGCAATTGCCCTGTTGTTAGCCTCTGAGGATAAAATCAAAGCAGGCCTGCCTAGGTACTCGGCCTTGCTGGGGACTTCATAGTTTagtcagggaactgtgcagcctggaaaacccaTCAGGAGGGAAAGAGACACAGGGCTCTGCCCAAGAGTGGTAAAGGCTGATGAGCCGGAAGCCTGAaggtgggtgcccttgctggagtTTGTAATCCTAATTTAAACCCTCTTTCTCATGCTGTAGTTTCCTCTGATTATCTCTGCAGTCAGCTGAGGAGGCCCTAGACATTCACATAGACAGACCATATCTTTGTGTTGTTTCCTGTTCATAAGTCTTATGGCCTGtttctgttttaattaaaatatttattttacaatgaAAACTGTTCAAAATTATTTAAGTAATGGCTTCAACCATTTACAACCCCTCTCCCAGGGCCTGCCAGTTCAATTCTACTGCAATATTCTTAAAAATCAAGCATTTTTAGCAAGCTAAGCAGAAATGGGAATGGCCAGTATTTGGAAGAGAAAACTAACCTAATTGTTATAGGTGACTCAGTAGGTGGTACTCGTCCTCAAAGATCTGAATTTgtatctactgaagtcaatgtcaaagctCCTATAGACTTCAATAGTGTAGAATCGAGACCTAGATCAGTACTGAATCACTTCCTCTGCACAGTTCTTCAGTGTTATTCTCTTACCTGGAGCCTTAGTATGGATTGGAGATTAATCAATTTCAATCAATAAATAATCATTCAATCTCTTAGACTGCAGTGGTCAATAAATATTCTGTCTCCTGAGGGCTACAGTATCAGGAATATTGATCAGGATCATTAGAATTAGAGACCTTAGAAGCACATGAGAAAGAATTGCAATTTATCACAAGTCCCTTTATTGATAAATCCACTAAGCAGATAAACAATCCCACCAACGCTGAAATACAAGAGCAGATAGAGAGACAGTGTTAAGCCCTAGGACTGGCATCACTCACATCTCCTGCTGGGGGACCCTGGAGTGTCAGTCATTATCTTCATCATCTTCATTGTCCTCATCAACCATTTGTCATCCTGGTGTCTTCCCCCTGTGTTTTCCCGCACCCACCCCAGCACTCAGGCTGGACAACAACTTTTTATTCTGAGGTATGCTTATGCCTACTGCTGCTCATAGATATGCATAAGGGTTCCAACCTCTTTTTCCTTATCCATACTTCCCTATGCCATTAATTTAGGGATGCCCCATCTCTTACTGGGTGTCCCCTTACTACCCCTTATTCTCATTAATATCTATGTACTATAGCAACTTGAGGTTATTATAGAATTCCCCAAAATGTTACTATCGGGCATCTTGTGGCATTAACTGGTACATTGTGCCATAGTTTCCAGTCTATTAAATGCTGATGTTCTGGAAACTATGCAGTAACATGTATTTTACTGCAATTTTACACTTCACTGGTACAGGATTATCTTTCAGTCAACTAGTCATGCACATCAGTTTCAGGCCTAAGGCCTTGTGTGGCTAAGCTGAATATCTCACGGATCTGAGGACCTATGTTACAACATTAATTAATACTTATAGTTCACCTCTATATTCTAAATATACTTAATATCTCTTATTCTTTGCTACAGACTTCATCCTCtgcaaaggcagcaggagcagcattGCTGTACAGATGCCTCTTAAACAAGCTGTGCAAACTCATGGCACTTCTCTAACCCCactcccaaaaaaaccccacaaccaagAGAAATGGCAAAATCCATGAACCACTATAGCAAACCACTATTCCTAATTATGAGATCCTTCCTTCTCTAAGCCTGTCGTGCATCCCAGGTTTTAACTCCAAGCTCTCAAATTTCTCAGTGGAATTGGTTCATAGCCAGTCACAGGTAAAAATCATAATGCTAAGTATTGGactgacgtgtgtgtgtgtataaaatgaaaATCACTTATTCTACTGACAAATATACAGCCCTGACCAATAGTCCAATATGAGTAGACAGGAGTCCACAGAGGCAGGTTAAAGTTCAACAAGGGCCTCCTCAGAGAAATCCACAAAGAGCTCAGCTGCCATAATTGTTGGTCCATGTTGTTTCTCATGCCAGTGAGCCTTTCCATGACTAAATTGTCTCAGATCTTATTCACCCATTTCTGCCTGGATGTAGACCCCTGCCTTTATGCCATCAGGTGACCATATTGTTAATGACCTTATGCGTATATTCTGAAGCAAACTCTGCTCCGTTTCTCATGCAAGTAGTCACATTGAAGTCAGAGAAACTGTTTGCATTAATAGAGCAAACAACATTTGGCCCTAGCAAATGCTTTGAGATGGAATACCCTTAAAATGGCTAAGAAGGGgatagggtggccaggtgtcaggttttcgaccagaaagtccagtcagagctactgaccagacacccaaagtctggttactgtggGTGAGGGAGGCACCAGGTCATCACCCACACCAGCCTGTACTCAGCCACGgccgcctcctacctgcatcgGGCGGCTGCAGCTCCAAGCCCTGGCCTCCGCAGGCAAGACCCTACTGACCCAGGCAGAGGGGAGTAGAGGCAGGACAGGGGAAAAGCaatgagcaacaggggagagaggaggaagaggagcaaatggggggTGAGGCCTtcgggaaagaggcagggcatgaTGGGGCCTCGgggagagctggggcaggggaggttccagCAATTCTGCTGGagtatctggtatgtaaatattacaaagttggtaACTGTAGAAGGATGCTGTATGTTAAACAGAATAATCCTTAGAATTCTTTCCAGCTGTAGAGCATTTCACTAACTTTTTATCCTCAAACAGTCCTGTGATATAGGAAGTATTAGTCCATTATACAAATGTGAAAACTAAGAAAGGAAGAGAGGCAAAATGATCTACCCAACATCACAGAGGGATGGAAtagcagagatggaaaaaaacttgGGAGTTATTGGCTACCACTCTTGTGACTTAACATTTGATCACATCTCCCTCCACTGGGAAGCAACTAAGATTGTTCACCTTTCTATAGGTATTTGGGCTTTAGGAATAAATATATTAGTTCTTCATTATGTTTAGACAGGTTTTTTTTACATCCttatttctattttattaaaTGTGAAGCTCTGAATAATACAAAAACAATGTACAGGTTAGTGGTGTGTAACTGGCCCTTAAATTCTATAAACTTGTGCATATAATTATGAAAATCTTTATTTTCATACCAAGCTCAACTGAAgcttaaaattaactttttaaaaaaatccctattgTTGTTTGTAATGGACACATCTGAGCATTCATGCTATAAATTCTTCATTTACCTCCTCTGAATTAATttgtttcagaacaaaaaaagCCATTGAACTGATAGCAGAAGAAGAGGAAATGCTTCCCTGCTATCTTCTTATCTCTGTCTTTAGCATACCATAAATGTAACGACATAGGAGTTATTTGGGCTTCATTAAAAGGGGAAAGGACgtgcattaattttttttcaaaaggattATGACGATGTCATTCAATTTTACAGGGCTTCTTACCAGATTGCAAACTACAGCACACACAGTACGGACTTTATCAGTGTCACGCTCCTTAACTCAAAAAGTTCCATGCTCTTTGTGGAAATTGGGGCGACTCAATCATGTAGCAATTGCGGTACCTGATTTGGAAAAGGCCCAGTCTTTTTACAAGAGTGTTTTAGGAGCCCAGGTGAGTGAGACAGTTCCTCTTCCTGAACATGGCGTCTACACTGTTTTTGTGGAGCTGGGAAACACAAAGCTGGAACTGCTGCACCCTCTGGGAGAAAAAAGTCCAATTTCAGGCTTTCTGCAAAAAAACAAGGCTGGAGGAATGCATCATATCTGCATTGAGGTATTATACATGCATACtttctattatattttaaaaaaatctttatcttGTTAAACAGCTTCATACTTTCTAATAGATTCAACCTGAATAAAAACCCACATTGGTTATGCCGAGTCATTATCATTTGGGTAATTCTACTGAAGACCAGCAAATAAAAAGTGAAGTTGCAGTGATGAAATTCAGGCCAATTTCATATTGTCATTATACAagcagttttattttctttttaatctgcCCAAACTGAATTCAATAATTGTAATGTCCTGCCTGAAAGAAATGGGGACAAACTCATGGAATGTAGCAATGTTCAGCAAAGGTGGCAATTTCGGGATGTTCAAAATATATGCACTGGAAAAACCTGTGTGTGTCAGTTTTTATATATCACTTATAATGGGGTGCACAAGTGTAAATTAGAGCACAATTTGAAGACAGTAGGGTTTTACCAGAGTTCCTGCGTTTGATATTTTGTTGAAAATTCAATATGCAAGTCAGAAAAGAATCCTGGGAAAACGCTCACTGCTGTGTTGGTTCTCAGAGATGAGAGTAGTAAAATTAGGTAATCAGAGATGAATCTGCATATTCACAGGGAGTAGAACTACTGAGCAaggtggtgtgtgtttgtttttttacaatcacttttcagaatagaatCAAAATTTAAAAGTTATCACAATATACACTTAATTGTGTTGCATATTGTATATGGTCCTCATATACAATATAGGGACCCGTCTCAAACACACATGCGTATCTTtaatcatgtgagtagtcctgttgaacttagtaggactactcacatgaataaagttaaaTTGATTGCCAGATTGTGTCCATAAACTATAAGTATCGTAAATTACATACTTAcaagaaaaatagaaaattctTCACATGTATAACATATCCAAGTTTTCCCCCTAAATTATTAAGCCTCCATATTTTCAAAGTAGAGCCTGTCAGTATAGACCGGCCAATCACCGTATAACACTGCTCAGATGATATGCAGAGCAGTTGATATCATAAACCGAGCTGCTCGCATTATTCTtaaagaaaatgtataaaaattcAGATGTGTaatacaaaattataaaaattggATAGGACAACTCTCAAGCTGTTTGATTTATGCTTTACGCTTTTCGAGCCTTTTGTCTGTGTTAAAGTCTGTAAATTGATACTTTGTGTAttaattttctattttctttatcGCAACTGAAATATTATAACTGCcctgaatatttattatttaatattaaaactTTAGGATATATTCTCCACTGAACAAGAAAATAATCTTGAAGGTAGTGGATTGGTATTAACAAGTAACATTCAAAAATAGTATTGAGTGCTTAGATGGAAACTGCCCAATTTCAGTTGCTATGGAAATTTGTCATTGACTGTGGAACAGATGTAAGTgaagatta
The Eretmochelys imbricata isolate rEreImb1 chromosome 10, rEreImb1.hap1, whole genome shotgun sequence genome window above contains:
- the MCEE gene encoding methylmalonyl-CoA epimerase, mitochondrial isoform X3 translates to MRWVHLKSRSSKYPVDIDVDCIRRRKKKEIARLLTRLQTTAHTVRTLSVSRSLTQKVPCSLWKLGRLNHVAIAVPDLEKAQSFYKSVLGAQVSETVPLPEHGVYTVFVELGNTKLELLHPLGEKSPISGFLQKNKAGGMHHICIEVDDIKAAMAELKEKKIRILSEEPKIGAHGKPVIFLHPKDCDGVLVELEQA
- the MCEE gene encoding methylmalonyl-CoA epimerase, mitochondrial isoform X2, coding for MRWVHLKSRSSKYPVDIDVDCIRRRKKKEIARKNLSTHGLLTRLQTTAHTVRTLSVSRSLTQKVPCSLWKLGRLNHVAIAVPDLEKAQSFYKSVLGAQVSETVPLPEHGVYTVFVELGNTKLELLHPLGEKSPISGFLQKNKAGGMHHICIEVDDIKAAMAELKEKKIRILSEEPKIGAHGKPVIFLHPKDCDGVLVELEQA
- the MCEE gene encoding methylmalonyl-CoA epimerase, mitochondrial isoform X1 yields the protein MIYPTSQRDGIAEMEKNLGVIGYHSCDLTFDHISLHWEATKIVHLSIGLLTRLQTTAHTVRTLSVSRSLTQKVPCSLWKLGRLNHVAIAVPDLEKAQSFYKSVLGAQVSETVPLPEHGVYTVFVELGNTKLELLHPLGEKSPISGFLQKNKAGGMHHICIEVDDIKAAMAELKEKKIRILSEEPKIGAHGKPVIFLHPKDCDGVLVELEQA
- the MCEE gene encoding methylmalonyl-CoA epimerase, mitochondrial isoform X4, yielding MAACMGKVAAGLLTRLQTTAHTVRTLSVSRSLTQKVPCSLWKLGRLNHVAIAVPDLEKAQSFYKSVLGAQVSETVPLPEHGVYTVFVELGNTKLELLHPLGEKSPISGFLQKNKAGGMHHICIEVDDIKAAMAELKEKKIRILSEEPKIGAHGKPVIFLHPKDCDGVLVELEQA